A genomic window from Triticum urartu cultivar G1812 chromosome 7, Tu2.1, whole genome shotgun sequence includes:
- the LOC125524481 gene encoding MADS-box transcription factor 25-like, whose product MGRGKIAIERIDNTTNRQVTFSKRRGGLMKKARELAILCDADLALIVFSSTGRLYDFASSSGMEAILERYQEAKEEHCGVLNPTSEAKLWQREVTTLRQQVQNLQHNNRQLLGEELSGTTIRDLQFLVNQVEMSLHSVRKRKEQVMAAEIHELNQKGFLIQKENIELGKKLSIAHEHNIELQKKLSGAMASSEQQAGGSTSKAAAGLLLSTRVREPNIDLELRQQEHEDE is encoded by the exons atggggAGGGGAAAGATTGCGATTGAGAGGATCGACAACACAACGAACCGGCAGGTGACCTTCTCCAAGCGCCGCGGAGGGCTGATGAAGAAGGCCCGGGAGCTTGCCATCCTCTGTGACGCCGATCTCGCGCTCATCGTCTTCTCCAGCACGGGTCGCCTCTACGACTTCGCGAGCTCCAG CGGAATGGAGGCAATACTAGAGCGGTACCAGGAGGCGAAAGAGGAGCACTGCGGAGTGTTGAATCCAACATCTGAGGCAAAG TTATGGCAGAGGGAGGTTACAACCTTGAGGCAGCAAGTGCAGAACTTACAACATAATAATAG GCAACTCTTGGGAGAGGAGCTATCTGGTACCACTATTCGAGATTTGCAGTTTCTGGTGAACCAAGTTGAGATGAGCTTACATTCCGTAAGAAAGAGGAAG GAGCAAGTTATGGCTGCGGAGATCCACGAACTCAACCAAAAG GGATTTCTTATTCAGAAGGAAAATATAGAGCTTGGTAAGAAATTGAGCATTGCTCATGAGCACAACATAGAGTTACAGAAGAAG CTTTCCGGGGCCATGGCATCGAGTGAGCAGCAAGCCGGTGGAAGCACCTCAAAAGCTGCTGCCGGGTTATTGTTGTCGACTAGAGTACGTGAACCAAATATCGACCTTGAGTTGCGCCAGCAGGAGCATGAGGATGAATAA